The DNA segment cccaccatcgcaaggatttacaggagtcgctccctctaaaaggcagccagcatcatcagtgaCCCACAACACCTTGCGGGCAGCAGTTTTGCACTCCTCCTTGGATTTTCGTGACCCACATGAAATTATTCTCACACCACCTTTTTCCTGAGCAGAGTTGTGGGCTCAGGGATTCACTGAATGAAAGAAAGAGCACGGTTGAGTCTTCTTTGTTTTTAAAACCTTTTAAACTAGGTTTAAATGTCTGTAGACCAATAGTACTATGCGTGACTagaagactatagacaataggtgcaggaggaggccattcggcccttcgagccagcactgccattcaatgtgatcatggctgatcatcctcaatcagtaccccgttcctgccttctccccataccccctgactccgctgtccttaagagctatatctagctctctcttgaatgtattcagagaattggcttccactgccttctgaggcagagaattccacagatttacaactctaactgaaaaggtttttcctcatctctgttctaaatggcctaccccttatccttaaactgtggcccctggttctggacttccccaacattgggaacatgtttcttgcctctaacttgtccaacgccttaataatcttgtacatttcgataagatcccctctaatccttctaaattccagtgtatacaagcctagtcgctccagtctttcaacatatgacagtcccgccattcgggaattaacctagtaaacctacgctgcacgccctcaatagcaagaatatctttcctcaaatttggagaccaaaactgcacacagtactctaggtgcggtctcactagggccctttacaactgcagaaggacctctttgctcctatactcaacttctcttgttatgaaggccaacattccattggctttcttcactgcctgctgtacttgcatgcttactttcagtgactgatgcactgggacacccagatctcgttgtacgtccccttttcctaacttgtagCACTAAATGATGCTGTACATCTAATTACGTACGTTAAACCTCGTGCTCTGCACACCTGGAACTGGGAGAGATCAGAGTATGCCGAGGACATCAATTACAATTGACAAATCTGCAAAAGTATTTTTCACATTTCCATCTTGCTTCACCAGGGAAGATAGTTTGAgggaaaaatctggagtaactcagcaggtcagatagcagctctggagaaaaggaataggtgacgttttggattgagactgtggaggaggcccaggacagaaaggtgagaatggggaagggagttaaagtgtttagcaaccgagacTTCACATAGGCCCAAGAGACATCACCATAGGCGAtggtgctcagcgaaacgatcgcccacttACGCATGGTCTCCTGAGAAAAGCCCATTTGAAAGTGAATAGTAATCAATAAACACTCTGCATCTGATTCAGGCTCTTACCAGAAACAGAGCACACAGGGTGGGGAAAGCAGAGATCATTGACATGTCATGGGCCagttgtatgtgggtgtgtgtgaggcgtCAGTGAGTGAGAGACCTCTCGTGACACAAGTCAAAGGGCAGGAGTTGACACCCCACTCCTCATCAACACAACTAGCACAATCCGTGGGGCATGCTGCCGTGAGAGACATTCACAGCTGCCACCCCACACTACAACACTGACCACaccaggagctgcaggtgctgcaatcttcaacaaaacacaaagtgctggaggaactcagcaggtcagttagcatctctggatggaatggatatgtgatgtttcgggttagggactttcttcagactgggaatctattccctccagagacactgcctgacccacagagttcctccagcactttgtgttttgctcctagCTGTGAAAGGctttatataaatgtaatattcTCCTTAAAAAAGATGCAACAAAATAAATCTGAGATGAGAGAGTGTGATCCACAACAAAGATAGtcttttagttttaggtttagagatacagcgcagaaacaggtccttcggcccaacgagtacgcaccgaccagcgatccctgcacattagcattaacactaggaacaatttaaaatctttaccaaagaaaattgacctacaaacctgtacatcgttggagtgtgggaggaaaccggagtacccaaggtaaacccacgcaatcacagggagaatgtacaaactctgtacagtcagcacctgtagtcaggatcgaacccaggtctctggcactgtgaggcagcaactctaccaccgagcCACCTTATTCACTTGAATCCTATCACTTGCTCTTTTGGCTTTGACCTGTTCCCCTATCACTCCCTGAACACAACTTTGTATATTGGCATGGATCCAGTCCCATATTGCCACGGATCCAGTCCTATATTGGCACATGAAGTACTCCCAAGAGATGTAAAGTTTAAGTTAAAAATGCAAATTGTTTATTGCACAATACAGGGATATTGCTTTGAAGGTGAGGAACAGCTAAAGTTTAATTCAAATTCCTATCCTGGGTggtatcttacctggtctaccaacaccatcaccacagtaaagaaggcacagcagagactccacttcctgaggatcctcaggaaaaccaacctgcaggagaagctcatgttgtccttctatcgctgctccatcgagagtgtgctggcatactgtataaccacatggtatgccagctgctcagaaaaggacaggaaggcccttcagagggtcatcacgacggcccagaagatcatcggctgctcactgccctccctggagcacctgttcagactacgctgcctcagtagagcaggcaaaataataaaagatccatcccaccccggccaccgtctgtttgttcatctgccctctggtcgacgtttcaggtcgattaaatcccgaacaaacagacttaagaacagtttttaccccagggccatacgagaactgaacactacctttgcactaggcaacaccgttaaaaaatcttgtacttaatataattgtatttaattgtatttatgtatttatttgtttttgcatttattgcatatatgtttgtacgcaccgtcaggattggctattttttaatttcgttgtactcgttgcaatgacaataaatgaatattattattattattattattattcaaagcAGTAACAAGCCGTTTTTGTTTCATCCAGAAAGTTACTGAGACAAGTAGATtgtcagatgcaggaaaaaaatctcTGCCCTCTACATCCTGATCACAGTGTCAGTGGTGAAATTATTCCTTAGTTTCCatcatgttagatagagctctaggggctagcggaatcaagggatatggggagaaggctgggacaggttactgattgtggatgatcagctatgatcacactgaatggctcgaagggccaaatggcctcctcctgcacctattttccatgtttctaaaagaGTAGCTCTGATTGAGAAGCTGCCTGTTTGCTGCAGTGAAGAATGACTGGTCTAGTCTGGTGCAGACTGCTGCCTTGGTAAAGTCTGTGGGAGACAATGCCATGTTGGCTCAGACCCCCATCATCAGAGCTATTCCACAACAGACACCCCAGCTGTTCTCTCCCACTCCACAgtacaatcagtcaatcaatgtcGTTCAAGGAACAAGTTCAATTTTAAAAGTTCATAATTCAGAAAATTGAGACAAAAATCATCAACTTCTCAGCGTGACGGGCGGATGTGCAGAAGCGACTGGTCGATCAGAGTCTTCACGTCACTCGATGTCAGAACCGCTCAGCAGGGAGTTCTTCTCCGAGCCCCTCAGCTGTTCCAGCTCCATAGCCACAGATCTTCTGGATCTGATCTGCACAAACCTGCCAGGGAAAGGACCTGTTAGTGGTGTGTGTACAGCAGTGGTGTACAGTAGTGGTGTGTGTACAGTAGTGGTGTGTACAGTAGTGGTGTGTGTACAGCAGTGGTGTACAGTAGTGGTGTGGCTCAGGTGACAGCGGCTCAGGTGACAGCGGCTCAGGTGACAACGGTTACAGCGGCTCAGGTTACAGCGGCTCAGGTGACAGCGGCTCAGGTGACAGCGGCTCAGGTGACAGTGGCTCAGGTGACAACGGTTACAGCGGCTCAGGTGACAGCGGCTCAGGTGACAGTGGCTCAGGTGACAACGGTTACAGCGGCTCAGGTGACAGCGGCTCAGGTGACAGTGGCTCAGGTGACAACGGTTACAGCGGCTCAGGTGACAGCGGCTCAGGTGACAACGGTTACAGCGGCTCAGGTGACAGTGGCTCAGGTGACAGCGGCTCAGGCAGGAACATGTGCCACTCTCACTCCGCACCACCGTTACCGTACACACACTGCTGTACACCACTACTGTACACACACCACTACTGTACACACACCATTACTGTACACACACCACTACTGTACACACACCACTACTGTACACACACCACTACTGTACACACACCACTACTGTACACACACCACTACTGTACACACACCACTACTGTACACACACCACTACTGTACACACACTGCTGTACACCACTACTGTACACACACCACTACTGTACACACACTGCTGTACACCACTACTGTACACACACCACTAATGTACACACCACTGCTGTACACCACTGCTGTACACACACCACTACTGTACACACACCACTACTGTACACCACTGCTGTACACACACCACTACTGTACACACCACAACTGTACCCACACCACTACTGTACACACACCACTACTGTACACCACTGCTGTACACACACCACTACTGTACACACACCACTACTGTACACACACCACTACTGTACACACACCACTACTGTACACCACTGCTGTACACACACCACTACTGTACACACACCACTACTGTACACACACCACTACTGTACACCACTGCTGTACACACACCACTACTGTACACACCACAACTGTACCCACACCACTACTGTACACACACCACTACTGTACACCACTGCTGTACACACACCACTACTGTACACACACCACTACTGTACACACACCACTACTGTACACACACCACTACTGTACACCACTGCTGTACACACACCACTACTGTACACACCACTACTGTACACACACCACTACTGTACACCACTGCTGTACACACACCACTACTGTACACACCACTACTGTACACACACCACTACTGTACACCACTGCTGTACACACACCACTACTGTACACACACCACTACTGTACACACACCACTACTGTACACACACCACTACTGTACACCACTGCTGTACACACACCACTACTGTACACACCACTACTGTACACACCACTACAGTACACACCACTGTAATTCATATCAAAGCGAGTTGTTGCAATCTATTGAGACCGACCAATCAGTACTTACACCGTAAATGGTAAGGCTTTGAGCAATGATGTAGAACAGATACGTCGTTCCATGAGAGTGGTGacacgggtagatagggtggtgaaggtaaTTGGCATGTTTGCCGACATTGGTCAGCATATTGAGTCCAGGAGTGGGGACGTCATGCTACAGATGCAcgagacattggtaaggccatgATATGTACACGTCTAATTGTTCTTTTACTggatgtcattaaactagaaAGAATACAAAAAAGATGTATGAAGATTCACGGGTATGGAATCGGTTTGAGTTACCAGGGTAAGGTGGACAGGCTGAGTCTTTTTATACGTGTCGGAGGCTGAGGTGTGGccatatagaggtttataaactcATGAGGGGtaaagataaggtgaatagctgGCCTTAGTCCTTTCTCCAGGACACAGGAgtttaaacaaagaaacatagaaacataggtgtaggggtaggccctttgagccagccatatgatcatggctgatcatctcaaataagtaccccattcctgctttttccccatatcccttgatttcattagccctaagagttacagtatatctaactctctcttgaaaacatccagtaaattggcctccactgccttctgtggcaaagaattccacagattcacaactctgggtgagaaaggttttcctcatctcagtcctaaatggcctaccccttattcttaaactatgatccctggttctggactcccccaacatcagaaacatttttcctgcatctagcctgtccaatcctataaacatttatatgtttctataagatcccctctcatctgtctaaattccagtgaatacaagccccgtcgacccattctttcatcatatgtcaatcccgccattccgggaattagtctggtgaacttacgctgcactccctcattagcaataatgtccttcctcaaattaggagaccacaattgcacacaatactccaggtgtggtctgtacaactgcagtgggatctccttgctcctaaacttaaatcttcTCGCAATTGTGGTGCAAGttcaggccaacatgccattagctttactGTGACCTTACTGTGGTGCAAGttcaggccaacatgccattagctttcttcactgcctgctataccttaCAAGcttactgatgtacaagcacacccaggtctcattgcacatcccctttcctaatctgacaccattcagataataatctgccttcctgttcttgccaccaaagtggataccctcacatttatctgcatctgcccactcacccaacctatccaagtcaccataCAGCCTCATGgcgtcctcctcgcagctcacactgccacccagctttgtgtcatccgcaaacttgcagatgtgacatttaattccctcgtctaaatcgtttatatcgtaaataactggggtcctagcaccgagccttgcggcaccccactaggtaCCGCAAGGCACATacacgcctgccattctgaaagggacctgttaattcctactctttgcttcctgtctgccaaccagttctctacccatgtcaataccctaccccccaataccatgtgctctaattttgcacattaatctcttgtgtgggaccttatcataggctttttgaaagtctagatacatcacatccactgtctcccccttatccattctacttgttacatcctcaaaaaagtccagaagatcagtcaagcagtAATCTAGACGGCATAAAACTAGTAAAACTTAGTAAAAAATATTAGTAAAATTAGagcgcatagatttaaggtgagaggggaaagatttaattggaacttaAGTGGCAACCTTtgcttacagagggtggtgggtgtatgggcagAAGATGCAATAGAGGCAACAGTTAAATGACCTACACGGGTACATCATTGGGAAggttggggggatatgggccatatgcagcCAAATGTGAGTACACAGCTTGGTTGGCGCGGACAGGTTTGTTtgggtgctgtatgactctgactcctgCACTACACCTGTGAATGCAATCTCTGGCTGAGCTGGCCTCTCCTGGTGCCTTGAAGCAGCAAGCAATGACCTTCTCTTCAACTTGCACGCTGGTGTTAGTGAGAAATTTCAACCCAATGATGAGGGGGAGATCCTGAGGAGAGAGCAGCTGCCATGATACACTGTCACGGAATATTGAACAGGTTACTGTGGTGCAAGGTTAGTGACAATAGTCACGACCACAGGACCTGCTTGATGTTACTCACCAGTAGATCAGTGTGTAACTAATCGCCACGATACACATGGCAACAACAAAGTGCCAGCAGAAACATAGTGTGATGAACATCACATTGTTGTGGTCTGTTTCGTTCCAGTCAGGCCCGCCGCTGGGAGAGTAAAGGACAAAGCCAATCTGAAAGAGACGAGAATCACTCTCACAGAAACCAGGGGACCCGCCCGACCCAGGGGACCCGCCCGACCCAGGGGACCCGCCCGACCCAGGGGACCCGCCCGACCCAGGGGACCCGCCCGACCCAGGGGACCCGCCCGACCCAGGGGACCCGCCCGATCCAGGGGACCCGCCCGACCCAGGGGACCCGCCCGACCCAGGGGACCCGCCCGACCCAGGGGACCCATGGGACCTGCCTGACCCAGGGGACCCATGGGACCTGCCCGACCCAGGGGACCCGCCCGACCCAGGGGACCCATGGGACCCGCCCGACCCAGGGGACCCGCCCGACACAGGGGACCCATGGGACCTGCCCGACCCAGGGGACCCGCCCGACCCAGGGGACCCATGGGACCTGCCCGACCCAGGGGACCCGCCCGACCCAGGGGACCCATGGGACCCGCCCGACCCAGGGGACCCGCCCGATCCAGGGGATCCGCCCGACCCAGGGGACCCATGGGACCCGCCCGACCCAGGGGACCCGCCCGACCCAGGGGACCCGCCCGACCCAGGGGACTGGCCCGACCCAGGGGACCCGCCCGACCCAGGGGACCCGCCCGACCCAGGGGACCCGCCCGACCCAGGAGATTGGCCTGACCCAGGGGACCCGCCCGACCCAGGGGACCCGCCCGACCCAGGGGACCCGCCCGACCCAGGGGACCCGCCCGACCCAGGGGATTGGCCCGACCCAAGGGACCCGCCCGACCCAGGGGACCCGCCCGACCCAGGGGACTCGCCCGACCCAGGGGACCCGCCTGACCCAGGGGACCCGCCCGACCCAGGGGACCCGCCCGACCCAGGGGACCCATGGGACCCGCCCGACCCAGGGGACCCATGGGACCCGCCCGGACCGGGGGGTCCCATGGGACCCGCCCGACCCAGGGGACCCGCCCGACCCAGGGGACCCATGGGACCCGCCCGACCCAGGGGACCCATGGGACCCGCCCGACCCAGGGGACCCACCCGACCCAGGGGACCCGCCCGACCCAGGTGACCCGCCCGACCCAGGGGACCCGCCCGACCCAGGGGACCCATGGGACCCGCCCGACCCAGGGGACCCAGGGGACCCATGGGACCCGCCCGACCCAGGGGACCCGCCCGACCCAGGGGTCCCATGGGACCCGCCCGACCCAGGGGACCCGCCCGACCCAGGGGACCCATGGGACCCGCCCGACCCAGGGGACCCATGGGACCCGCCCGACCCAGGGGACCCGCCCGACCCAGGGGATTGGCCCGACCCAGGGGACCCGCCCGACCCAGGGGATTGGCCCGACCCAGGGGACCCGCCCGACCCAGGGGACCCGCCCGACCCAGGAGATTGGCCTGACCCAGGGGACCCGCCCGACCCAGGGGACCCGCCCGACCCAGGGGACCCGCCCGACCCAGGGGACCCACCCGACCCAGGGGATTGGCCCGACCCAGGGGACCCGCCCGACCCAGGGGACCCAGGGGACCTGCCCGACCCAGGACACCAGCCAGACCCAGGGGACCCAGGACACCCCCCCGACCCAGGGGACCCACCCGACCCAGGACACCAGCCAGACCCAGGGGACCCAGGACACCCAGGGGATTGGCCCAACACAGGGGACCCGCCCGACCCAGGGGACCCacccgacccgaaccgtcaccaatcactgttctccagagatgctgcctggtctgagtTACACCTGCACTGTGTGTCCCTTTGTGCATTAGCCAGCACACTGCAGTGCCTTGTCTGTTGGGCTCACCACTGATGGTCACTGACGTTGGGGACGCCACCCACAGCtcacctccaaagacgtgcaggtttgtaggttaattgactgggtaaatgtttgttttttttaattgtccctggtgtgtgtaggatagtgttaatgtgcggggatcactgggcggtgcggactcggtgggccgaaagggcctgtttccgcgctgtagaatctaaatctaaaaaaaataaatttaaatcacCTGCCAGAACCAAGTGCCCTGCAGGATGGCCAGGCTGGTCCTGAACAGCTCCAGGATGACGTTGTCTCGCAGGAACACCTCCATCATGATGATGAGCGAGCCCCCAAACACAGCGGTGAGCAGCAGCGAGTGGATGTGCAGGTCCAGGGCAGGCCGGTTGTGAACATGAAAGTAAAATAGGAAGCCTGCAGGGTGGAGATATGTTCAGTGATTTATGTGTTGTGCCCCTGTCATCCAACGACCAGACTGTCAGGCATGGAAGCCTTTATATTTCACACCTCCGCTCCTTATCTGACCTTCCTTGTGCCTcctcgtcacctattcccttttgcaATTACTCCACTCATCTACCAATCATCACCCTCAGTTGTAGCCATCTATTGCTTGCcagaatagacacaaaagctggagtaactgagcgggacaggcagcatctctggagagcaggaatgggtgacgtttcgggtcgagacccttctccagactaaagaaaatgctgcctgtcccgctgagttacaatagacaataggtgcaggagtaggccattcggcccttcgagccagcacccccaatcaatgtgatcatggctgatcattctcaatcagtaccccgttcctgccttctccccataccccctgactccactatccttaagagctctatctagctctctctcgaaagcatccagagaattggcctccactgccttctgaggcagagaatttcacagatttacaacactgactgaaaaaggctttcctcatctctgttctaaatggccttccccttattcttaaactatggcccctggttctggactcccccaacattgggaacatgtttcctgcctctaatttgtccagtcccttaataatcttatatgtttcaacaagatcccctttcatccttctaaattccagtgtatacaagcctagtcgctccaatctttcaacatttgacagtcccggcattccggaaattaacctagtgaacctacactgcacgccctcaatagcaagaatatccttcctcaaatttggagaccaaaactgcacacagtactccaggtgcggtctcactagggccctgtagaactacagaaggacctctttgctcctgtactcaactcctcttgtcataaaggccaacatgccatttgctttcttcactgcctgctgtacccgcaagtaactgatgaacaaggacacccagatctctttgtacttccccatttcctaacttgacacaattcagataataatctgccttcgtgttctttccaccaaagtcgataacctcacatttatccacattaaactgcatctgccatgcatctgcccactcacacaacctgtccaaggcaccctgcatcctcataacatcctcctcacagttcacactacctcccagctttgtgtcatccgcaaatttgttaatgttacttttaatcctttcatctaagtcattgatgtatattgtaaatagctgctgtcccagcaccgagccttgcggtaccccactagtcactgcctgccattctgaaagagacccgttaatcagaatcagaatcagaatgacctttattgtccacagaggacgccatctctctggctcttcacactgtcctgactcacctagagagacagggcacgtacgtgaggatgctattcatagactatagctccgccttcaacacggtcatccccaccaagctcatcaccaaactccaccagctaggcctcagctcgtcattatgtgactggatcctggacttcctgctggaacgaccgcaggcagtgggaatgggcccgcacctgtcctccactatcaccctgagtaccggcacaccacagggctgtgttctgagccccatgctctactccctcttcacacacgactgtgttcctgcattcgacaccaacaccattgtcaagtttgcagatgacacaacggtgatcgggctgatc comes from the Rhinoraja longicauda isolate Sanriku21f chromosome 32, sRhiLon1.1, whole genome shotgun sequence genome and includes:
- the tmem45b gene encoding transmembrane protein 45B, yielding MANFKGHALPGSFFLLFGLWWSVKYPLKFLVRKTKSSRLCFNRAELVEGVVKAVFSVVGILAEQFVPDGPHLHLLSQDRQSWVKLMNWQHSTMYLFFGISGIVDILTYSSLKIPVGMDRLVLSLAVFMEGFLFYFHVHNRPALDLHIHSLLLTAVFGGSLIIMMEVFLRDNVILELFRTSLAILQGTWFWQIGFVLYSPSGGPDWNETDHNNVMFITLCFCWHFVVAMCIVAISYTLIYWFVQIRSRRSVAMELEQLRGSEKNSLLSGSDIE